From the Saccharobesus litoralis genome, one window contains:
- a CDS encoding IS1634 family transposase, which produces MPQIKQVSIQSMDHLGLVAALLKKYKIAQRIDLMLPIKLDKRTKSTYGQRICALILNGLGFTNATLYMTPDFFKDKPIEALIAPGLCADDMNEDALGRCLDKLNQHGTTRLFSQLAFEIIQEHGLLSTSHHLDSTSLALFGEYNGDWKHAPIPKQGYSKDHRPDLKQVVVNLITNGPAGLPIYYESYDGNAADKTIFHDSIAYMRNFIEELNNSEDMLWVADSALYNTNKLQNANVNWLTRVPATLNIVKQNSAKSDDAFEWCELDNGYRYAKINDEDKDSPNENWVLYSSEQGKARQLKTLEKKIDNAHQALTRALKKVSGTLYACEHDARQALKNTAKKAKYHQVVEREIEAQWGYEKRGRPKPEDKKLKGYRVIADIVENAEAIAQAKHPLGRFVLATNKTSLTPAQMLKEYKQQSQVENGFRFMKDKSFQSNRIYLQNPQRIDALLMVMSLSLLVYNLGQYELRARLTKEDETLPNQLGHPTQSPTLRWVFQMLRGISYVDLGTQGIGVANISEREEKIIRLFGKEALDIYQLS; this is translated from the coding sequence ATCACCTTGGTTTAGTCGCTGCGTTATTGAAAAAGTACAAAATTGCACAGCGAATTGACCTGATGCTGCCGATTAAATTGGATAAACGAACCAAGTCTACGTATGGGCAGCGGATCTGCGCGCTAATCCTGAATGGTCTTGGGTTCACCAATGCGACTTTGTATATGACCCCAGACTTTTTTAAAGACAAACCGATAGAGGCATTGATAGCGCCAGGGCTTTGTGCCGATGATATGAATGAGGATGCGCTGGGTCGATGTCTTGATAAACTGAATCAACACGGGACGACACGTTTATTTAGTCAGTTAGCTTTTGAAATTATTCAAGAGCATGGCTTATTAAGCACCAGCCATCATTTAGATAGCACCAGCTTAGCCTTATTCGGTGAATACAATGGTGATTGGAAGCATGCCCCAATACCTAAACAAGGGTATTCCAAAGACCATCGCCCCGACTTGAAACAAGTGGTTGTTAATCTCATTACCAACGGCCCAGCAGGACTTCCGATTTATTATGAAAGTTATGACGGTAATGCAGCAGACAAAACGATATTTCATGACAGCATTGCTTATATGCGTAACTTCATTGAAGAACTCAATAATAGCGAAGACATGTTATGGGTAGCTGATTCAGCGCTGTACAACACGAATAAGCTTCAAAATGCCAACGTGAATTGGCTGACACGCGTGCCAGCCACCTTAAACATAGTTAAGCAAAATAGTGCGAAAAGCGATGATGCTTTTGAATGGTGCGAATTAGATAACGGTTATCGTTACGCCAAAATTAACGATGAAGACAAAGACAGCCCGAATGAAAACTGGGTGCTATACAGCTCTGAGCAAGGTAAAGCTCGCCAACTGAAAACATTGGAAAAGAAAATCGATAACGCACATCAAGCATTAACTCGCGCATTGAAAAAAGTATCAGGGACATTGTATGCGTGTGAGCATGACGCGAGACAGGCACTTAAAAATACCGCTAAAAAAGCGAAGTATCACCAAGTTGTTGAACGCGAAATAGAGGCTCAATGGGGATACGAAAAACGAGGAAGACCGAAGCCAGAAGATAAAAAACTCAAAGGTTACCGGGTCATAGCAGACATTGTAGAAAACGCAGAAGCCATAGCCCAAGCGAAGCACCCACTTGGTCGATTCGTCTTAGCCACAAATAAAACGAGTTTAACACCCGCGCAAATGCTTAAGGAATACAAGCAACAATCTCAAGTTGAAAATGGTTTCAGGTTCATGAAAGACAAATCCTTTCAAAGCAATCGCATTTACCTGCAAAACCCACAACGGATAGACGCATTACTGATGGTCATGAGTTTATCGTTGCTGGTTTACAACTTAGGTCAATACGAATTGAGAGCGAGATTAACAAAAGAAGACGAAACCTTGCCCAATCAGTTAGGGCACCCCACGCAATCGCCTACATTACGCTGGGTCTTTCAAATGCTGCGAGGGATAAGTTATGTTGATTTAGGAACACAAGGCATTGGGGTCGCGAATATCAGTGAAAGAGAAGAGAAAATCATTCGCTTATTTGGCAAAGAAGCTTTAGATATATATCAACTGAGCTAG
- a CDS encoding right-handed parallel beta-helix repeat-containing protein yields the protein MSKQIFNYSVGAASLLLSMGLAAKTVYVAPDGNNNNDGSEAAPFASFWKANSVLAAGDTLIIAGGEYRQTLTINKSGTAAEPILVRAKDGERVVIKGTEPVTGWTPYADGIYSTQVNMTIVEHSRQVYHNDELMQIARWPNDSDNDIFTIDAHEVTEAGTESSLTVAGIPDVDLTDGYLWYLGQHSGTSWTKQITSNTLTEINYPAVDITKWPYSNHNPVKRYDGGFGRFFVYGKLDLLDHDREWHYDAASQTLYFKPADGQQPADGDVEIAVRERAIEIDGSYVDLEGINVWGANVKLDGHFNRYAKAEVLHGKQRLGNPDAASGATIGDASINVIGRNNTIEDNVILHGSISGIQIAGWGQSGDNAVIQRNEIRYFDTLGNHTSPIRSNADNVKILKNTISHTGRDAMYVVGTGSEIAYNDVSYAAMINNDGGLFYTVGNTENRNIEIHHNWWHDAMRRDYHDHRTAGIYLDNDSKGFLVHHNVVWNVPWSGVQLNWDNWDNHIYHNTFIDVEQAMGEWINGRNPRDNRVWNNFSTHADWIRSDAYDLDSNLIIEGINQLVDPANQNFMPNAASSLLDSGRDIDDLVVPFAGPAPDVGAYEAGGTRWTAGINAIEDTCDNCASDPNAAPVHPPINPSVMFDDRSKYLSTEYVVGGQINATVNFDAGTGNTVTDTLGGVRFFLRTVDKSTGAWQVVSDIRIDDASAIGKRAGAATATIPLTGLPATVDLPADHFYFLFVQFESSNGVKKAVGAQPLTLVEPAPGSISWDNINNYRNTPFLNTGFMDITVNVEAGTGQEVTSDLSGVKILLRELRSNWTVVSDTEITDASLVGEQSGTVTLSLPLHGLTPTAQLPNGNFYFLFARFKSSDGKVHAATASPIIIDSDFDGDLIGDAMDNDDDNDGILDGLDVFPYDANESVDTDGDGIGNNTDTDDDNDGVADTVDAFPYDASESVDTDGDGIGNNADADDDNDGVDDVLDAFPLDATESIDTDDDGIGNNADNDDDGDSVVDSEDLFPLDASESADFDDDSIGDNADNDDDNDGVEDSADVHLGLVSGNVVITGVDSGITNRVNALGMPLAVQVANADTDCLAGSKNAGQYNSCMSKELNALKAQGDISGSEKGYLQSVVAKNK from the coding sequence ATGTCCAAACAAATTTTTAACTATTCTGTTGGGGCGGCGTCTTTGCTATTAAGCATGGGCTTGGCCGCCAAAACGGTTTATGTTGCGCCAGACGGTAACAACAATAATGACGGCAGCGAAGCGGCTCCGTTTGCTTCCTTTTGGAAAGCCAACAGTGTGCTTGCTGCGGGTGATACCTTAATTATCGCTGGCGGTGAGTACCGTCAAACCTTAACCATTAATAAATCAGGTACCGCTGCTGAACCTATTTTAGTGCGAGCTAAAGATGGCGAACGCGTGGTGATTAAGGGAACCGAACCGGTAACTGGCTGGACTCCTTATGCTGACGGTATCTATTCTACTCAGGTCAATATGACGATAGTTGAGCACTCGCGTCAGGTTTATCACAACGATGAGTTAATGCAGATCGCCCGTTGGCCAAATGACAGCGACAATGATATTTTCACTATCGATGCCCATGAAGTTACCGAAGCCGGTACCGAGAGCAGTTTAACGGTTGCGGGTATTCCTGATGTTGACTTAACCGATGGTTATCTTTGGTATTTAGGCCAGCATTCAGGCACTAGCTGGACTAAGCAAATAACATCCAATACCTTAACTGAAATCAACTACCCAGCGGTCGATATTACCAAATGGCCATACAGTAACCATAACCCAGTTAAACGGTATGATGGTGGTTTTGGACGTTTCTTTGTTTACGGTAAATTAGATTTACTTGATCATGATCGCGAATGGCATTACGACGCTGCCTCGCAAACACTTTATTTTAAACCTGCCGATGGCCAACAGCCGGCTGACGGCGATGTTGAGATCGCGGTGCGTGAACGGGCTATTGAAATCGACGGCAGTTATGTTGACCTTGAAGGTATCAATGTTTGGGGCGCTAACGTTAAGTTAGATGGTCACTTTAACCGTTATGCTAAAGCTGAGGTTCTTCACGGTAAACAGCGTTTAGGTAACCCTGACGCGGCTTCGGGTGCAACCATTGGTGATGCGTCAATCAATGTGATTGGTCGCAATAATACCATCGAAGATAACGTTATTTTGCATGGCTCAATTAGTGGTATTCAAATCGCTGGCTGGGGGCAAAGTGGTGACAACGCGGTTATTCAACGTAATGAAATTCGCTATTTCGATACCTTAGGTAATCATACCAGCCCGATCCGCTCTAATGCCGATAACGTTAAAATTTTAAAGAATACCATTTCGCATACCGGTCGTGATGCCATGTATGTCGTGGGAACTGGCTCTGAAATTGCCTATAACGATGTTTCATACGCAGCGATGATCAATAACGATGGCGGCTTATTCTATACGGTAGGTAATACCGAAAACCGCAACATCGAAATTCATCATAACTGGTGGCATGACGCTATGCGCCGTGACTATCACGATCACCGCACTGCTGGTATCTACTTAGATAACGACAGTAAAGGCTTTTTAGTCCATCACAACGTGGTGTGGAATGTACCTTGGAGTGGTGTGCAGTTAAACTGGGACAACTGGGATAACCATATCTACCACAATACTTTTATTGATGTTGAACAAGCGATGGGTGAGTGGATCAATGGTCGTAATCCTCGCGATAACCGCGTTTGGAACAACTTCAGTACCCATGCCGACTGGATCCGCAGTGATGCTTACGATCTCGACAGCAACTTAATCATTGAGGGCATCAACCAATTAGTTGATCCGGCCAATCAAAACTTTATGCCAAACGCAGCGTCAAGCTTGCTAGATTCTGGACGCGATATTGATGATTTAGTGGTACCGTTTGCTGGTCCTGCGCCTGATGTAGGTGCATATGAAGCGGGTGGAACACGTTGGACTGCCGGTATCAATGCGATTGAAGATACTTGCGACAACTGTGCATCGGATCCTAATGCCGCTCCGGTACACCCACCGATTAACCCTTCAGTCATGTTTGATGATAGAAGCAAATATCTATCGACTGAATATGTGGTAGGTGGTCAGATTAACGCAACGGTTAACTTTGATGCCGGTACAGGTAATACAGTGACTGACACCTTAGGTGGCGTTAGATTTTTCTTACGCACAGTTGATAAATCAACCGGTGCTTGGCAAGTTGTAAGCGATATCAGAATTGATGACGCATCAGCTATTGGTAAGCGAGCCGGTGCCGCAACTGCGACTATCCCATTAACGGGTTTACCAGCGACAGTGGATTTACCAGCTGACCATTTTTACTTCTTATTTGTGCAGTTTGAATCATCAAACGGGGTTAAAAAAGCAGTGGGTGCGCAGCCGCTAACGCTTGTAGAACCAGCGCCTGGGTCAATTAGCTGGGACAACATTAATAACTACCGCAATACGCCATTCTTAAATACAGGTTTTATGGATATCACGGTTAATGTTGAAGCCGGAACGGGCCAAGAGGTCACATCTGATTTAAGCGGGGTTAAAATATTACTGCGCGAATTACGTTCAAACTGGACTGTCGTTAGCGACACTGAAATAACCGATGCTAGTTTAGTTGGCGAGCAAAGCGGCACAGTCACTTTGTCCTTGCCTTTGCATGGTTTAACACCAACGGCGCAATTACCCAATGGTAACTTTTACTTCTTGTTTGCCCGCTTTAAATCAAGTGATGGCAAAGTGCATGCCGCAACAGCGTCGCCTATCATTATAGATAGTGATTTTGATGGTGACTTAATCGGCGATGCAATGGATAACGATGACGACAACGACGGAATATTAGATGGCCTTGATGTTTTCCCATATGACGCGAATGAGTCTGTCGATACTGACGGTGATGGTATAGGTAACAACACAGATACGGATGATGACAATGATGGTGTGGCAGATACGGTAGATGCCTTCCCTTATGACGCCAGTGAGTCAGTTGATACAGATGGCGATGGTATTGGCAATAACGCAGATGCCGATGATGACAACGATGGTGTGGATGACGTATTAGATGCCTTCCCGTTAGACGCAACTGAGTCAATCGATACTGATGACGATGGTATTGGTAACAATGCGGATAACGACGACGATGGCGATTCTGTTGTCGATAGCGAAGACTTATTCCCATTAGACGCCAGCGAATCAGCGGATTTTGATGATGATTCAATCGGCGATAATGCTGATAACGATGACGATAATGATGGTGTTGAAGACAGTGCAGATGTCCACCTTGGATTAGTGTCAGGCAATGTTGTTATTACCGGTGTTGATTCTGGCATTACTAACCGCGTAAACGCATTAGGCATGCCGCTAGCAGTACAGGTAGCAAATGCTGATACTGATTGCCTAGCAGGTAGTAAAAATGCGGGTCAATATAATAGCTGTATGTCGAAAGAGCTTAATGCGTTAAAAGCTCAAGGAGATATTTCAGGTTCAGAAAAAGGCTATTTACAGAGTGTAGTGGCTAAAAATAAATAA